gacAAAGCAGCAGCCTGGATTTTGGTGGCCATTATTAAGCATGTGGAGAAGGTGAGCCTTTAGGTCATGCAGAATGGCTCCTCTggttatttttatcttctatcGCCTTTGGAAAAATTGGTTGGGAATAACACTGAGTTCTATGAATTGTTTTGGTCTTTCCCTTACCACTAAGTGGTCTCTTAGGGcagctatggactgaattgtacccccccccattcctatgttgaaaccctaattcCCAATGTGACTGGTGACTGTATGTGGAGATAGTCTTTAGAAGGTTAAATCCAGTCATGAGGGTGGGTCCCTAATCCAACAGGATTATGGCCTTAGAAGAGAaagatatctctctctctctctctccctctctctctctctctctctctccaactgtctgcaaaccaggaagagagtcctcatCAGAACCTGTCCATGCTGAcactctgatctcagacttccagactccagagctGTGAACTGCtcaatttctgttgtgtaagccacagtctgtggtattttgttatatcaGCCCAAGCTGATGAAGACAAAGCTTGTAGTTAACTGTTGTGAAATCTTGATTATTAGTGCAGTAAAACAGACTGATCAAGAGCAAAGATTGGGCCACACTCAGGCTCAAATCTCATGTGATTTTGGGTAAGTTTCTTTATCTCCAAGActccatttcctcaattataaagtagggataatagggccacctgggtgtctcagtcagttaggcataaCTCTTGATTCCTGcttaggtcaagatctcaggtCATTGGATCAAGactcacgtcaggctctgtgctagtcGTCgaatctgctcaagattctctctctccccctgtccctcccctccttcccatgctctctctttccctctctcaaaaaacaaaagaaaataaaaagaaaataaatgaataaaataacataaaaataacaattccTTAAAATTTGTTTGAGGTATGATCATACAAGGATATGTATTTGATACCTGGTTTATAATATAGACtttatataataacaataatgctTTAATGATTTATtgatctcttggggcgcctgggtggctcagtcattaagcatctgccttcgactcagggagtggtcccagggtcctgggatcgagccccacattgggctccctgctcccctgggagcctgtttcttcctctcccactccccctgcttgtgttccctctctcactggctgtctctctttctgtcaaataaataaagaaaatcttttaaaaaatgatttattgatCTCATAAAATTGTGATGGTTTAGGTGGGTAGGAAAAATGTTATCCCTCCGATCTTTGCAGTGGGACAGAATAAAGTTATATTCTGCATTCTCCCATTTTTCTCACCTTTAAACTTGTAATTAAGAATCTTtgtattggtctatgtgtctgtttttgtgccagtaccatgctggctttgtgatcacagctttgtagtatagcttgaaatccggcaacgtgatgcccccagctttgtttttccttttcaacaattccttggcgatttgggctcttttctggttccacacaaattttagggctgtttgttccagttctttgaaaaatgtcattggtattttcatcaggatagcattgaaagtatagattgctctgggtagcacggacattttaactttgttaattcttccgatccacgagcatggaatatttttccatctttttgtgtcttcttcaatgtctttcaagagtgatttgtagtttctaaaatatagatcctttacgtctctggttaagttaattccaagataatgtatgattttggtgctattgtaaatggaatagattccctaattgctctttcttcagtctcattgttcgtgtatagaaatgcaactgatttctgagcattaattttgtatcccgccacattactgaattgctctataacttctagtagtttgggggtggattcttttgggttttccatatagagtatcatgtcatctgcaaagagagacagtttgacttcttctttgcctatttggatacctttgatccctttttgttgtctgattgctgttgcaaggacttctagtactatgttgaataatagtggcgagagtgggcatccttgtcgtgttccacttctcaaactcaatacacaagaaacaaataaacaaatcataaaatgggcagaagatatgaatagacacttttccaatgaagacatacaaatggctaacagacacatgaaaaaatgttcaaaatcattagccatcagggaaattcaaatcaaaaccacactgagataccaccttaccccagttagaatggcaaaaatagacaaggcaagaaacaacaattgttggagaggatgtggagaaaggggatccctcatatattgttggtgggaatgcaagttggtacagccactctggaaaacagtgtggcagtcctttaaaaagttaaaaattgagctaccctatgatccagcaattgcactactgggtatttaccccaaagatatagacatagtgaagagaagggccatatgcaccccagtgttcatagcagcattgtccacaatagctaaatcgtggaaggagctgagatgcccttcaacagatgactggattaagaagatgtggtccatatacacaatggaatattactcagctatcaaaaagaacgatttctcaacatttggtgcaacatggatggcactggaggagataatgctaagtgaaataagtcaagcagagaaagacaactatcatatggtttctctcatctatggaacataagaactaggaagatcggtaggagaagaaagggataaagaaagggggagtaatcagaagggggaatgaagcatgagagactatggactctgagaaacaaactccttcagaggggagggggtgggggaatgggatagactggtgatgggtagtgaggagggcatgtattgcatggtgcactaggtgttatatgcaactaatgaatcatggaactttacaccaaaaaccagggatgtactgtatggtgactaacataacataataaaaaaatattattataaaaaaagtatcTTTGTTTGCAGTTAAGCTCCTACTTGGATCAAATAGATGTATACCTTCCCattataaaaaaatgtatgatCAGCATTTTTCTGTATGCCAATCATATGACTTAATCACAGGTTGTAGGTAACTTCAAAAGACAACAGAATTTGCATCTAGTTGCTGCTAGAATGGACACAAACTACACTTTGTAAAGATGTGTTTCAGTAGATGTCTTGTAATTTGTCATCATGTCTATAAAATCCCCACACAGTATATTCATCTTGGTTGCATCTTTTGTATGTATCTTTCATTGGATGgtgtatttatttgggagagctaccataacaaaataccacccactgagtggcttaagcaacagcaatttcctccccccccccctccagttctgaaggccagaagtccaagatcaaggtgtcatcaAGTTTGggttctcctgaggcctctctctttggtTCACAGATGGCCACCTTTTTGCTGTGTTCCCTCATGGTTTCCTTCTGTGCACACATTTCTGGTGTCCCTTTGTGTGTTCAAATTCCCTTTTGCTGTGAGGACACCAGTCTGACTCATCCTAAGTATTTCAGTTCaagttcatctttttaaagatcttatttccaaatgcagtcacattttgaggtactgggggttaacACTTCAATGTGAGAACTTTGAGGGAGAAGGGGTCATGATTCAGCCGGCAGGTGGTAAACCACGAAATTCTCCTCAAAACTGGCATTTCAGAGATGCTTTATGGCAGATGGGAGTTCTATAcctgtttaccttttttttttaagctaaaattATGGCCGTGCTGTAAgattataaaactgaaatgttCTGATTTCCCTGGTTTCTGTAAGAGATAAaccagaatttctttaaaaaaaaaaacaaaaaactttggtTCTCCTGGAAATACCCCATTGGATTTCTTCTTTGTGAGAGCATTTGACTGCATTCTTACCTATGTGACACTCCAATTTTTGCACAATATCCTCAGTTATCCCTGGCTTGGCCCCTTATTTGATAGCTTCTCGTTGAGCTATCAGTGCAGCCTACTAGCTGTAGCACACAGGGCCAGTGGGGAATATCCTTGCAATCCATGATGCCTTTTAAGATTTGTGTAAGGAGATCCCATCACCAAGGCCTGCTGCCTACTGGGTATGCAGCTCACCCAGTATTCCAGGCCATGGGCCCCTGGAACTGAATGCAGAATTGTTCAGAGCATTTGTTTCAAAGATGAAGATCCATAGTTGACTTCTCATTCCAGTTGGTTCTATGGCTTCAAGAAGGTAACGTGTTCTGACTGAGCTCAAGTTTTCCCCTCGAGTAGAGCCACACACGGTAGCACTGCACGTAGGCAGCCACCATTGGCTGTGTTGAAGGACTATTTGGTGAAGCAGCTCTGTGGATAAGCTTGTATTTAATGAAGAATATTCTCATCAACATTTCCTAACAGCATTCTCTCCTCtgggtcccagcggaggagttTCTCTCTTCCCAGTGCATTCTCCTGATGCTTATTGTACTCTGTTAGAAACGGAATCTTGTgacaaaacatatttttcattttcaaatagcTGAAAAGCTTTTGACCAAACTTGTGGCCAACAACTTGTGAATGTATAGGACTTCATAATACCAATTATATgactttaaaaatgcttaatgCCGTCTGATATTCCTTTCTGTcacatcatttttcttattttagtttattttatcttGCTATATCATGTCTCCCTTTGTGAAATGCCTTCCATCACAACTTCTGAGtaggaatttttatcttttcccaaTCACTATGGATGTGTATATGGTCATGTGTGTAAGTGCAGGGAAAGAGTTAAAtactccctctttctttctagtGAGATGGGGTTTTTATAACAACTTGTATCCCGTATTGCCCTTCAAAAGAAGCAAATCCAATGGGGACCACTGAAAAGACTGCAGCTTCTCTATGATTCTGAGGACGTAGTTTAAACGTGGTGGTTCCAATACCTCAGCCATCTCTAGGAACAATGGTAAATGCTCTCTTGCCTTTTCTCCTTAAAGGAAAACTACCCCTTAGGGGAAGCACCAGGTGTTGTGTAGGAAGGACGCAATCATGTACTGACATCTTCAAGGGGAAGAAAAGCCAGCGATACCATCTTAGACCCTTAACTCGGAAAACGCATGCTAAATGTAAGCCCCTGCGGAAAGCTGAGAACGCACTCAAGGTATCCAGACCACCCCTGGAAGGATGCGGGTAGGGGGTGGCTCGAGGAATGTTTCCAGGAGAGTTCATTGGTAAACTTGATCCACTCAGGAAGCGCATTTCAGGAAGCAGGCTAGTACCGGGGACAGCACCAAGACCCGCGCCCAGGTGGGGAGAGGCGGCAGCACCATGGACAGCACCAACGCGCGCGCTTGGGGCTTGGGGCGGAGAGGCGGGGAGAGGCGACCTTATCAGCTGATGCCTTACGTAGGCTGGATCCCTACTTTGAGAAGGCAGATCTGGATGGGCGCGCCAGCGTTTGCGCTCCAAAGCCGCGGCCCCAgacggggtggggctggggctggggggataGCAGAAGGCAGATCCCAGAAAACAGGTCCCTGCTTGGCTTCCGCGGCACGGAGTTGAGGCTGCAGCCGGCTGCCTGGAGAGAGGGGCGGGTAGGGAGGCGACGCGCAGCGAGAGTACTGCTCTGACGCACCAGCACCCCCTCCGGCACCCACACGCTCCAGGGTCGCCCAGCTGCCCCTGACTTGGGAGATGCTCAGCTCTGGGAGACCAGACCGCTCTCTCTGCCTAGGCGAAAAGCCTGGGCATGTGACAGCTTAGGAGGGCCCTGGCTGCCAGACGCAGCCCAGCACCCTCCTCTCTGCCACACCATCTCCCACGTATGCTCGCTGGCAGGAGGTTGGGGCCAGGTTCATAGACAAACCCCAGAAACCCCGCCACCAGCCAGAGGTTGCAAACATCCAGAGTGGCTCTGGGCACAGTGGCAACCGTCTGTCTTCCTGAACGCCCCTTCTGCGCACACCCTGGGCCGGTCTCCTGACCCAACGATGGATTTGCCTGTGAACGTaacctacttttccctctccacccccgCCCCTTTGGAGACCAACCGCAGCAGCCTTGACGCCGAAGACCCGCGCCCCAGCCCgcccctcctctctgtcttcGGTGTGCTTGTTCTGACCTTGCTGGGCTTTCTGGTGGCTGCGACGTTCTCCTGGAACCTCCTGGTGCTGGCGACCATTCTCCGTGTGCGCACCTTCCACCGGGTTCCGCACAACTTAGTGGCGTCCATGGCCATCTCGGATGTGCTCGTGGCCGCTCTGGTCATGCCACTGAGCCTGGTGCATGAGCTGTCCGGCCGCCGCTGGCAGCTGGGCCGACGACTGTGCCAGCTGTGGATCGCGTGCGACGTGCTCTGCTGCACGGCCAGCATCTGGAATGTGACGGCCATCGCGCTGGACCGCTACTGGTCCATCACCCGCCATCTGGAATACACGCTCCGCGCCCGCAAGCGCGTCTCCAATGTTATGATAGTGCTCACGTGGGCGCTCTCCGCGGTGATCTCCCTGGCGCCGCTGCTCTTCGGCTGGGGGGAGACCTACTCTGAGGGCAGCGAGGAGTGCCAGGTGAGCCGCGAGCCCTCCTACACCGTGTTCTCCACCGTGGGCGCCTTCTACCTGCCGCTCTGCGTGGTGCTCTTCGTGTACTGGAAGGTCTACAAGGCCGCCAAGTTCCGCGTGGGCTCCAGGAAGACCAACAGCGTCTCACCCTTATCGGAGGCTGTGGAGGTGGGTGTTATAGAAATCCTTGTAAATACTTTACTTGCATTTGTTCAGGCTTTATCTCCAGCACACTGACTCCAAGGTTTATAGAAAGTGaactttttagttttcttttggggggaggggaggggaggagggggaaaggataGACTGGGGGAAAGCATCAGAGACGGACTTTGCGTCAATGCTCAGCATCACAGAGCTGATAACGGCCTTTACCATCTCTGATGGATTATTTCCATACCTCCACAGGGTCTCATTTGGCTCCAAAATTCTGTGACTCTGTAACACCCTTTAGAAGGTCAGAAGAAGTCAGTGTCTGGGGCTACACTGGATCAACTTGCAGCTTGCTGCACGTAGAGTGGGGTGTtcaaggagggaaggggcagatggtaaCTGACTTGGCAGAGAGATTGCTCAGTATCAGGCAAAGCAGATAAATGTTTTAGCccagtctatttttttctttgcaaattaaAGCAACTAATTTTGCAAAAACATAGTATCCCCTGAATTACCACCTGCTGTTCTgcaccctcctcctccaggatgcCAGATTATCAAGATGTTTCCCTATTTCAGAGCCTGCTTTTGTTACACACTTCCACCGCCTGTGCTGCTGCTTTCTGGGTCTATCTCCAACCCCATCAGGCTCTTGTACGCAGCGGAGGATCTCTTGTTTGCCTTCCCAAACAGGTTACggaaggaaattaaaatctaAGTCAGATAATCCCCCAGCTCTTTACAAACAGCATTTTCTGTAGGACAATCGCTTCGCAACAATGAAGTCTCTTTTCTTGTCCTCTCTCCACCACGCTTTCCTGGTTTGTTGTTAACTCTTAATAATCCAACCCTGTGACTCCAGATTCAGGAAATATATGACAAATGAATCCACTGGATATGGAGATCACTCTCCCCCGACTAACTCTCATTGCCAAGGTGATCCTTTGAGCCTAATTCATATGTTTAAGTTAGATCAGAAATCTACACAGCCCCATTTTCTGTTATTGGTTCTGGGACAACATTA
The sequence above is a segment of the Ursus arctos isolate Adak ecotype North America unplaced genomic scaffold, UrsArc2.0 scaffold_3, whole genome shotgun sequence genome. Coding sequences within it:
- the HTR5A gene encoding 5-hydroxytryptamine receptor 5A; translation: MDLPVNVTYFSLSTPAPLETNRSSLDAEDPRPSPPLLSVFGVLVLTLLGFLVAATFSWNLLVLATILRVRTFHRVPHNLVASMAISDVLVAALVMPLSLVHELSGRRWQLGRRLCQLWIACDVLCCTASIWNVTAIALDRYWSITRHLEYTLRARKRVSNVMIVLTWALSAVISLAPLLFGWGETYSEGSEECQVSREPSYTVFSTVGAFYLPLCVVLFVYWKVYKAAKFRVGSRKTNSVSPLSEAVEGKTSAQQPQMAFTVRQTTVTFQTEGDTWREQKEQRAALMVGILIGVFALCWIPFFTTELISPLCSCDIPAVWKSIFLWLGYSNSFFNPLIYTAFNKNYNSAFKNFFSRQH